From Oncorhynchus tshawytscha isolate Ot180627B linkage group LG11, Otsh_v2.0, whole genome shotgun sequence, the proteins below share one genomic window:
- the fam98b gene encoding protein FAM98B isoform X2, whose product MSGMLKELECPYQGLVSGILQGGLQNKKDHLKLVLFLSSEVQAAQIVKSRLVEDKQHKDRNDLQAICETLKLPQPRGQEVVELFSGIEKKINAVLQELPKDHIGKPVLKNNLDNEQWKRLEQINTVLSSQYECRRRLLIKRLDVTVQSFGWSDRAKERVDCMARAYQPKRHSLAQMSSVGMAHLLAAREDICNVVKTSSGSSRKNTACAVNKILMGRVPDRGGRPSEIDAPLAEMPAWQKRQDGGFGGRGGGGGGGGRGGGGSWGGGGSWGGGKGGWRGGGGVGGGVGWGHGGKRGRYQY is encoded by the exons ATGAGTGGTATGCTGAAGGAGTTGGAGTGCCCCTATCAAGGCCTTGTCTCCGGGATTCTACAGGGAGGGCTGCAGAATAAAAAAGACCATCTAAAGCTAGTAT TGTTTTTGAGCTCAGAGGTACAAGCTGCACAGATTGTGAAGAGCCGACTTGTTGAGGACAAACAACACAAAGACCGAAACGATCTCCAGGCAATCTGTGAAACACTGAAGCTCCCACAGCCAAGAGGGCAGGAAGTAGTAGAGCTGTTCTCTGGGATAGAAAAAAAG ATAAACGCAGTGCTTCAAGAGCTTCCAAAGGATCACATTGGAAAGCCAGTGCTGAAGAACAATCTCGACAATGAACAGTGG aaaaGGCTGGAGCAGATCAACACGGTCCTGTCCTCACAGTATGAGTGTCGGCGGAGACTGCTGATCAAACGTCTGGACGTCACTGTGCAGTCTTTCGGCTGGTCAGACAGAGCCAAG GAGAGAGTTGACTGTATGGCCAGGGCCTACCAGCCTAAGAGACACTCCCTGGCCCAGATGTCGTCTGTGGGCATGGCTCACCTGCTGGCAGCCAGGGAGGACATATGCAACGTGGTGAAGACCAGCAGTGGCTCAAGCAGAAAGAATACTGCCTGTGCCGTCAATAAG ATCCTGATGGGAAGGGTGCCAGATCGCGGTGGTCGGCCCTCTGAGATAGATGCCCCCCTCGCTGAGATGCCAGCCTGGCAGAAGAGACAAGACGGAGGTTTTGGtggtcgtggtggtggtggtggtggtggtggtcgagGAGGTGGTGGTAGTTGGGGAGGAGGTGGTAGTTGGGGAGGGGGTAAGGGTGGCTGGCGAGGAGGGGGTGGAGTAGGAGGGGGCGTTGGTTGGGGtcatggaggaaagagaggacgTTATCAATACTAA